Below is a genomic region from Castanea sativa cultivar Marrone di Chiusa Pesio chromosome 2, ASM4071231v1.
ATAAGGAATACCAGCAAATCCATTGGAAGTGACTCCAGTCGTGACTCGGACGTGCAATCTTCAACTCGAGGTGTCTTGGGTGTTCCTAGGAAACTGTTCTGCCTAACCAAATTCGCAGGAGACAGCATTAAAGGGCCTTTATCGATAACCTTTGGCGTTCCAAAGAAACTGCCCTGCTTAATCAAATTCACCGGGGACAGCATTAAAGGGCTTTTATCGATAACCTTGGGTGTTCCTAGTAAACTGCTCTCCCTAACCAAATTCCCAGGAGACAGCATTAGAGGACTTCTATCAATAACATTGTCTTCAAGCGCCAGATTTCTTTCCGACTTCTTGGTATCCAACACAGCCACCCTTTTCCTCCCAAGATCGGTACAAGACCTGGCCGCCGAAGCCTTGCTGTACCGAAGCTGAGCAAGAGTACCTGGCTTCAAATACTTGTTGCTCGAACCCCGTACCCGCTTTTTATGTTTAGAATTCTTCGATTCCCTTTCTTTTGGGGACACTTTGCCCATTTTGTTCTTTAATTCCAAAAatcttcaattttgaatttaatcaactaccaattaaattaaacctgaaatataaaaattcaaaaggaaTCTTCCATATTCAGATAAACATAAtgcaaattaaataaatgataaGCAAAAACCCTAATATTGCTCAGAGAAATGAACCATTTGAAACTTGAAGGAAAACAAATAAGCTTAAATGTGTATAACGATGCTTACATAATAAATGGAGAAAGAATCTCCACAGCGATCTTCAATTCATTTCTCTGCAATCACGAAACCCTAAAATTCATCAGAAAACCCTAAGAATAATTCGATCGCATTCGCAATCGCGAAAACCCGACCGTTGAACTAAAATCGAAAGCGAAAGACACAATATAAGATCGCAGAAATCAAAGCTCGTCAGAGATCGGAACGAAACAGAAACGAGAAAATATAATCCCAAAAATCATATCAAAGCGAGAAAATCGGAGAAACTCTTACCTCATAAAAGCCTGGATTTCGAGgcgaaaccctagagaaaatttgagagaagagagagagagagagagagagagagagagagcttgtagagagagaaagagagagggttagagagagagagagagagagagagagagcgagagggCCGCTAGGGTTTGGTCTTTATTTGAAATTCACGAATTTGCCCGCCAAAATTTTTCTAGCAACAGTttgctaaaaaacaaaaaaaccgaAGAAAACATAGTGTTGCATTTGGGGGTTTGTGTACGTGTCTTTCTCTCATTGGCCAGATTTTACCGCTGGGGGAGTGGGCCAATTAGTGCTTAGGTCACTTGTCCCGATCCGACGGCGCAGATTACGTGGCTAAAGATATTGATATTAGATATGGTTTCCTTGTTTTTctgactttttttaatttttaaaaggaGAGGGAAATCAAAAAAAGCGATGGATATGAGAGGGAAAAGGAGAATATTCATAATGGCTAAATTACCCTTCagtcctttttttctttttttaagaaacaaaacacaagaaggaagaaaatagattttagtataaaaacacATTACAACttcattaaaaagttaaaagttataATAACTTTTAAGAGAGGATAGAGTAAATTATGCTACACGCAATACACTTTTTTAAGAAATGTGAGATAAttaccttattttttaaaaataaacacttATACAAGGAAAGAGGGAAAGGAATTCTACTTCTAACGTGCCTTCATTtcttcttaattaattaaaaagtagTTTTATGTAAGCCATTACAAGTTACGAACACAAAAGCTTCACatattagggggaaaaaaacacaATAGCTTCGCAATAAAACTTaagtgataaattgttattagtttttgtcTAAATCCACcgttaatattacttttttactaaGTTTAGAGTATTCATATCAACTcgtgcaaaaaaaattatgtctattttagtataaaaacttacttttctattttacatactcacttttcaaaacatctcacattagattatctattttataccacgttacattaaaatatcatttttttattgtttcttttccttcacaCACAACAACTATCATCCATTCatttatttcatcttttttttttttgatgagattcATTTATTTCATCTTCAAGATAcctaaaggaaaataaaaaactaaatacaaagtAAATAGCGTTAgtataaatttacatagtaaacaacaattttacaaatttacacatttttatcTTGACTAATGTGTATAATTTTGGAGcttgaatgtgtaaaattaatatttcttctATTTTGCATTTTCTGATACAAATGCCCCACTACCTAAgttttgttagaaaaatattgtgagaatATTCTGTCCAAAACTTTATTCCTTATTAAATTAATTGGATGCTTACTTATATCACAGTAACATCACTCAAACTTTTTTTGTGAACCAATGAGGAGGCAGGCATTTTTCATGATTGATTCAATgctttgaaacttgaaagtacATATCAGACCCTTTCAAGCGCCTTTAATCACGCATGCGGTCCATTCATGTTTAATGCTCTGTAGCTACGCGGACTggtcaataaataaataaatatatatatactctctCAGCAAATTCTCAAGATTTCCTTTCCggattttattgaaaaaaaaaaaaacctcctatgatgattttttttttataacaactATGATGATTGTTGAAAAAgctatagtatatgatattcGCATCACACATCGGCTAAAATATATTCCATATAAAAGTTTTCTCTTTGTATAATTTTGGTCTAGGGTGGTAATAATGTAACTTGCATGCAAAGGTTTGGAGTCAGATCTTTTATCTAAACTCCATTTTATACACCcattaattttctttccattattattttagtctttgaagttttaatttttttcaatttaatcttttaaatttgcTATCATTGTCTATATAACACTCTTCATTCACTGCATCTTAAAATATGCCATTTTATCCCATGAAAGGCAACATGGCAGTTTTCTTTAAATTtccacatataaaaaaaatggtgtgtTCCGAtatgttttagtaaaaaataaatatttgtagtCAAATTATCATGGGGCAACTTTATATTTTGTGGCCCCTCGTCGGCTTTAGCTTCACAATCATCAGCTTCTTctcaacaaaactaaaaaaacaattaaaaactcATATAAACATCCTCAATGGCATAGGCGGTTAGATCTGCATCGTCATCAATTCATTTGATGGCAACACCCAACCATATCCTTAACACTATTTCCACATTGAACTCGTTGTGAAAATGATCATATGGTCCTAGCAAATGCACACCTAGTGGAAGGGTAGATCAAACGATGATAGCATCTCCATCTTCACGATGCAACAAATATGAATCAACAACTACTTGGTGTTTTGTGGGTGCGTAGCTACCAATGGCATCAATCATGTTGGATTCGAAGACATTTACAGTGTGTTTGGAAAGgctaaagaagagagaaaaagaagagaaatgagaaTAAATGCAATCATTTCTCCTGTTTGGTTATCATAGAAAAAACCATTTCTCCTGGACCTACATATTTGCAATTCGCCCAAATTGGATggatttgaagagaaaaaatcGCTTTAAAAAATGAAGCccacataaataatataatatgacaTGAAGTTACATATTTGCTTATAACTTTTATGCATCTTGTATATTTATATgagcataaaaattaaaatatatatatatatatatttttttttttcttttcatttccttCTATATggcaaaccaaacaaaagaaaaagaaatacattcttctcttttcttttcacttcTCTCCCTATTTCCAAACATACAAGAGAattaatttcttctcttttctttctcatttccttGCTActattcatttcttttctcttctctccctTCGTTTGTAACCAAACAAAGCATTAAAGTTTAAAGTCATTGCCAACCATGGATATGTAGGTTGTCGATCAATCTGGTAACAATCGAACCAACATGTCATCTCGTCCATGTTAGCGATCTAGGCGACGTCAACATTACAAGCAAGCAAGATGATGGAAACCTCAAGATCTCCGTCAATTTTGGTGGATATCTCAATAGCTCTTATAAATGGATTTGATGAGTATTATCTTCGTTAAAGCTCTTGTGGAACAAACCACAAGGAGGTGGACGAGGGATGGCAGCACGCGAAGTGGAGACAACGTGAGGAacaacaccacaatggtgactgTGAAAGCAATGTACTGGGCAAAACTACACTTCGGTCGAATCAGATTTATCAAATTTCCATTTGGAAAACCTGATACTATAATATATGTGCTTAAAATTATGTaacaaaaatagttttcttgCTAATGATAACTATAGTTTATGTTAATCGTGTCCACTTTTTTGTATTACCAAAAATAACCTTACTGATATCTAGTTGAAAATgatttaataatatgaaaaaatttagaatgtaaaaggtaaaatttagaaatgtcaaatttaattttaaattcctTGAAAATAGaacacacattttaaaattaaattataactaATTGCGCCTGTGAAAAGGTTAAGGCTTATTTGATATGTTAAAATGGGTGTTATCAAGGTCAACCCAACACAACTTATTTACTAAACGAGTTAAAATATGTCAAATATGTGTTAATCCAAGACAATGTTTATTACACTTGTTATGTGGGTCATATTGTGTCAGTCTACTTAAAAAAATGGCATGTTAGGATTGAAGGGTTTTGGCACAATCTTTAAATGAATTGTGTTTGTGTTGACTCAtatattcaaataaatttatatcaacATGGCACAAACACAACTCACCAACATGAATTGCCAGAGAGAGATTAGTCCACCTataacaacatttttattagacACTAATCACAAATCAAAAATCACAATAGacaatattagtttttattaattaaaaaaaagtgtttatatatttagaCTTATTAGCCTTACATTAGTTACATGTATATTTCAACTCTAGAGAGTAATACTTCGAATCCTCCTatcccacaccaaaaaaaaaaaaaaatggaagactAAAGTAATGCTCCACGATCCAGTGTCTAATGGGTGGATCAAATACAATGCacaaagtgaaaattcaagtttaaaaattttctaagtgaaattCGAACTAAaggattttcgatcgatcgaagctttTGCTCAAACGAtcaaaatgatgaagaaaacaATCCTATAGTTGCTGGATGATTCGATCGCTACTTGATTCCTGTTCGATTAATTGAAAAGAGCATTCAAACAATAatggttatttttcaaaattgctaATTGTAGAATCCAACAACTAATTTGTATCTTGGGGACAAGTTTGCGATAACATTTTAGCAACAAGAGTgtgggggcaaatattgtctaagaaTAACAATTTTATACCTCCAAGTTACCTATTTatgtttgtcttttgtgttatTCTTATTCTTCCTTTATTACTTTGTGTATTATTACCAACAATAGAGTtcatttcgatcgatcgaatgtcATGCCCTTATATTCGCCCATAGGTGGAATCCGAATTTCAGGTAGCTCAATGGGGCATATTCAAATGGCAATAGCTCACTTGATTTGGATCGAAAAATTCGAAATTTTCGTGCAAATTCAAGCTCAAGGTGTCTACTTTTTAAAAGATTCAGACTACGTGGTTGGATTCCTTTTTGTTCGAAATTTATTGTCAAAATGGTGAACAAATGTTACTTTTTCAGCACTTTTCCTAAGCAATTAAGTCTTGTAAATAACTAGCTACTAACATATACTTTACCGAAGAttttattttgtcaattttgaTCACGCGctatagaaaaaatattttgaaactgTCAAAGGAACGTTAGACTTCCAATTTTACGCCCTTCTATAGGCGCATAGGTAGAATCCGAATTTTGGGTAACTATATGGGTCATATTCAAACGacaataactcacttgattTGTGtcgaaaaaaattcaaaaatgatGTTCAAATTTAAGCACAGGATGTCTGTTTTCTAGAAGGTTCAGGCTGCATCTAGGAATTCCTTTTCGTTTGTAAATTTATTGTCAAAACAATGAACAAAGGTCACTTTTTAGCACGATTCCTAAACGATTAAATCTTGTCAATAACTAGCTATTAACATATATTTTACCgaatatttgattttataaagATTAATCATAAGCTATagaaacaatattttaaaaccaaatttgTCAAGAGAACATTTATGCCCTTCTATCGGTGCATAGGTGGAATCCAAATTTTAGGTGGCAAGATGGGTCATATTCAAACGACAATAACTCAATTAATTTgtgttgaaaaaattaaaaatttgtgttcaaattCAAGCAAAGGATGTCTACTTTATAAAGATTCTAACTGCGTCTACGAATtccttttatttcaaaatttattgtcAAAACGGTGAATAAATGTCACTTTTTAGCACATTTTCTAACTAAGTCTTATGAATAACTAGCTATTAACATATATTTTACCGAAGTTTAGATTTTATAGAGATTAATCACGCGCTATAGAAAGAATACTTTAAAACCGAATTTGTCAATGGAACGTTAGACTTCCAGTTTTATGTACTTCTATCAGCGCATAGGTGGAATCCAAATTTTGGGTAGCTAGATGGGTCATATTCAAACaacaataactcacttgatctgtgtcaaaaaaattcaaaatttgtgtttaaatttaagttcaAGATGTCTATTTTCTAATAGATTCAGACTATTTTTGCGAATTCCTTTTCAttcaaaatatattatcaaaaatttgaacAAGTGTCACTTTTTAGCACATTTCTTAAGCAACGTTGTTATCATAAATATTACcaaagatttgattttatagAGATTAATCATGCGCTGtagaaagaatattttaaaaccaaatttgTCAACGGAACGTTAGATTTCCAATTTAACGCCCTTCTATTGGCGCATAGGTGGAATCCGAATTTTGGATAGATAGATGGGTCATATTCAAACGACAATAACTCACTTAATTTGTgtcgaaaaaattcaaaatttgtgttcaaattCAAGCTTAGGATGTCTACTTTATAAAAGATTCGGGCCGCGTCCTTGAATTccctttttttcaaaatttattgtcAAAACGGTAAACAAATGTCACTTTTTAGCACATTTCCTAAGTAATGTCTTGTGAATAACTAACTATTAATATATGTTCTAccgaaaatttgattttataaagatttttttttttttgagatagactTTATAGAGATTAATCATTCACTATagaaagaatattctaaaacTGGATTTGTCAAAGGAACGTTTTGGCTTCCAGTCACCTGACTCTAGAAACTTTTGAAGGGGATTTCTTTCTTCACATGAAGCACATTCCCGATTTCTATGGATCAATTTTTCAATGTCCTTTTTCGGTCCTAATTCCATTATTTGGGCTTTCTTGGTGGTCCAAATTCTGTTGTAAGGGCTTTCTTGCCTACTgacttttaaatattttttaggccCATTGTGGGGCAAATCCTTTAGATAATTGGGATTTTCTTCATTACATGCCATAGCTCCTCGGACCCAAGAAAGAGAATAGAGATGTTAGAAACTGACGCCATAGCAGTTTCTTCCACATGCTTCTTTTCTCTTATTGGGCCAAGTTTCAGGTTGGCTATAATATTGGGCAGTATCACTAACTTTGATTAATGCCTTAATGGTTATTTTAGTTGGGATGATTTTTAGAGAGAATGGAGTTCAGAAAATGGGTGATGATTGGGATGATAGAATATAGGGATGGAATAGAAGAGAGTAAGGAAAACAGTAGACTTAAAGCATAACGTTATTTTTGTCCCTccattgaccttttttttttttttttttaaggaatgaatgTTGCTTTGTTTTGGGATAAAAAATGCCTTCTACTTTTTTGAGATATAATTATATGTTACTAATCATTCACTCGAATCCATTTCTCCCTAAACCTTTAAGCACTTTGTGCATAGAAATGTGTCAATTTAGCTACAAGACCCTTGACATCAGTAATACCTTTTTGTTTTGTCAGCTAACAAGTATATATGATTTAGTTTTTTGggtaatataaaaatattttcacaacttacgaatatagcattactcttaataaataaaataattatatttcatTACACATATTTGACACCATGTCTATTGTTAACCATGATAAATTTTGAGTATCAATCCTAAAATTCATTTgtcaatttaatatattattgtaataaaaattgaaatactatgaaaattttaaaaaataaatattaatttcttatataataAGGGGCCATTTCCTTTACATaatgcattttaatttttttagtaaaataacaatatttgtaaaaattattttacaaatacGTTTTTCTTGAGTTTTTCTCTCCATAAAACAAGTTTTATACGCATTTTGTTGAGTTAGCATGTTAACTAAGTGTAAGACCTTTTTTTTAACTAAGTgtaagacctttttttttttttttgagtattaACTAAGTGTAAGACCAGTTCcactcaaaacatgaaatgacCGTATCATATTAGTcatgtaaataaatataacaaagaTGCTGGTTTTTTTGGAGAGACAAGTTCAAGCCttaacttaaaaatattattaattttcgaaggatttttaaaatagcattatttacatttttttttaaaggcccTCTACAAGATCTAAGAATGAAATCTTACATTTTTCCAAGAAGGTTATGATCCCTTGCTTTACCCTAGAGCTGATGCTAAGAAAGCTCTGCCCCATCACCATCAGTGACCCTCGTCAACAAAACATTAGAGAAGGGAAAGAATCCTGGCCCGttacacccaaaaaaacaaaaaaggcccATTAGGCTAAGTTGTGGTCCTTGTGAGCACTTTTCCTGACCCCCGAAGTCCCTAATAATATGTTAAAAATTAGTGACCTttacaaaatgataaaaatcaCATGGTTAACCATGATTCATTATTGAGGTTTTTAGGTATGGTCAACATCCAATTGATTTGATTGCTTTAATGAATGAATTTTGGTCTTGTACAGAACTTTTAATGCTTTTGTATTAATCTCCTTATTTGATGTATATATAATTGCTTGAAGGTGTTGAATGTTTAcatgattttaaataaaaaaatttgatctgtatctttaatattttcataataaatttaaaatgatagGCTATTAttagtgagtaaaaaaataataatgctagacttaaattaaaactaataacaatactgctacataaaatttattataaaaatattgtggacttagggtctgtttggatataacttattgttgaaaagtgaaaatattatagcaaaataatttttaaatatgtaaatagtattgtgagacttatttttaataaaaaaaattgataaaaaagtaCGTAAACAGTATATACACAGTGCAGCATGAGAGTTTTGTCTCCACAGGGCccgcagcaaaaaaaaaaaaaaaaaaaaaaccgctgCCAGTAAAACGTAGCCAGCAAAACGCTGGATTCAAACAGACAATTAAtagtattactttttttttttaagggtaaaagtTTATGGTTAATACTAAATAACAATGTAAAGAGAGATACAATCATGTCCTGTAATCTTGCCTTTAAGGGTTCTTTACGGTCAAATTCTTCCCTCTCTTGCATCAAGATGTCTCTGacttttctcccaaaaaaaaaaaaaaaaaagtcttggaTTATGAACAATGCATTCTATATATCTATTCAGCGAAAAAATATCTATTTGGGCCCataaaccataatttttttttttgactgattatccataattttagactatacGGTGTCGGGAATGGGGACTGCCAAATTTACTTACCACTACCAGTATCATATTGCCAGCTCATCTAAAAATTGCAGATGCCAATCAAATGTTAAACTTAATTTACCTCTAACGTGAAAAAGGGAATTGAAAGGAATATTCTGGTTCTGGAATTAAGAGAATTGATTTGACGGCGAAGAAAATATCACATAACGTGTATCtctttttattgtaatagaaGTCTTTAtcggtttctttttcttttcgtttcttttttgtaaatctttttatttgatgGGAAGTATGTAACTTAGAAGTTGAAGCTTTAAGTTAACCCattcaaaagaaataagaagTTGGTGCTTTAGCGACTGAAAAGGAATTCTTGGGGGAAGTCTTAAATTAGCTGGAGGAATAAGACTTGGGCAGCAATGCGATTATAATGCAACAACACCCACAATGATGGGCAATGGTTGTCATGTCGCAAGGACCACGAGTTGACATCATTGAGCATGAACCGGTTTTTAGTTTTGTCACTATTGAACACTCATTGTTATAAACAATTGGAGTGATTCATTTAATGTGATTGGGCCTGTAATTTTAGAGCAATAATTCATATCtataaaatttcacaatattgagcacccaagaaaaaaaaaaaatccacaatatttttcataaacgttgtgttgaaatttttttactatattttatattgatgttactctttttttttcttttttctttttacatttaattattGACGAGTTCAGGAAAATCAATCgattatcaatattgtgaaattttatggATATAAAGCATTGCTCTAAAATTACAAGCCCAACACACATTAAATGAATCACTAGCAAgtcatcaaagaaaaataagtaataGTTGAAGCACATTCAATATATACAAAGACTACCATTGCTCAAAGGCTTTAAATTCTCATAAAAACAATGGTCATTACACTTGGGGTAATAATCACTTCCaattatatataacatttatcAAAGTCACCTATAAAATTAGATAATTTGCCTCACATGTTAAGACATGAGAAAAATACTACAAAAATACAACTATCTATCTATTTGTGAAATATATGAGTTGAAACTAATTTAAATGTCGAAGACTCTTTCACTAGATACAAGCTGATGGTCTCTTTGATCAGCtctattttacttatatatactAGAAGACCATCTAAAGCTCCAAATTGGACGAGTGATCTAACTAACGAATTTTAGTATTTAACAATACGCCAGGTATGAAatgttttgttgatttttttttttcttttgagcctGTATATTTTTAGTAATTCTATTTCTATTTAGTGGCGtaggggagagaaaaaaatttaaaagaaaaaggcgAAGACTTTTGCAGAGTTGCAATTCCTTAAAGAGTAATAGAGTATGGTCCCAGAGACATTAGCATTTAGCCCACGGTACTTTTAAGCTTTTATGAAAGTGTGGTCCAGAGTCCAGCACGAGGAAACTGCATAACTACTTGGTGGGACGGCTGATCATCATGTTTTGCAGTTGAGATGCTTGAATCTGTTATATTTTCTATGGAATTCATATGTTTTATATCAATCGGGCCATATTACCTTCCATCTTGTTCTTttcattattaaattaattcCTTCTGGATTGCGACTGAAACTTTAACTATAACCTTTTTTCTAATGAAATTTTTGGactattgaaaatataaataatattattttgcatgataattttatataatacaaTGTTgggtaaataaaataattaatcatcAAATTAGATTGGcgaattttaatattattaaaataaaaaataaaaggacacTGCTAATCAGCAATCAATATCAACTCAAGCCCATTAAACAATTGAGTCACGTTTACGGCACTAAAAGAGATCCGAACTTTTTTAT
It encodes:
- the LOC142623927 gene encoding F-box protein At4g35930; translation: MGKVSPKERESKNSKHKKRVRGSSNKYLKPGTLAQLRYSKASAARSCTDLGRKRVAVLDTKKSERNLALEDNVIDRSPLMLSPGNLVRESSLLGTPKVIDKSPLMLSPVNLIKQGSFFGTPKVIDKGPLMLSPANLVRQNSFLGTPKTPRVEDCTSESRLESLPMDLLVKILCHLHHDQLRAVFHVSQRIRKAVVIARQFHFNYTTPDRSRQEMLRTVTPQPTEHWPFVSKGDGKGIWMRSPHTPKAPRHGPRPPSRLKFSEMRQVAAVLFPESAFPSRCMVPSALPKPLCKSLASNRVLFYEDELCQAVAQNKLR